The Gallus gallus isolate bGalGal1 chromosome 5, bGalGal1.mat.broiler.GRCg7b, whole genome shotgun sequence region CCCGAGCAGGAGCTCGATCCAGAGGACTTTGCCGGAGGTGGTGGTCAGCTTGAGCTTGCAGTGTCGTTTGGAGGGCAGCAACTCGAGCTGCGTTGTGTTTGACACAGGCATAAGCGCCCAGGCTGCTTTCACCAGCTCCTGGAACCAGGCTGCGGTTTtctccatgtccaggtggcaGTCGGTGCAGAGGGTTTGCAGGAGGCTGGgcatctgctttttcctcagcCGGTCCGCAGGGTGGTGGAGGAAGCAGAGCATGTCCTGAAACTGCTGCTCCCTTATGCACGTGCACTGGAACTCCACGCGGATGCGGGAGTTCCTCACCCCTATCCTCGCCTTGGGGCCCACCTCCAAGTGGAAGATGTGTCCTGGGGGTGCCTTCAGGGGCACGAGCATGCGGTAGACAATGTAGCACCCTTGGGGACCGCTGCCTTCAAAGCCAACACCCACCCCAATGGCTGGCTGCGGCCGTGGCAGGAAGTAGCTCTTTGGAACTATCTGACACGTGTTCAGAAGTTCATCCACCAGCTCTGCCACCACCTTGCACGTCTGTGTCCTGCTCTTCAGCGGCCAGATGGAGAACTCCGGGTAAAACCTGCTCGTGTAGGTAATGTCGTCGGGGTCTCCATGGCACACCGGCTTCCTCAGCTCCCTTTCGTATTCTTCCCACATCTCCATCATTTCATGGTAGAACATTCTCTCTTGCCTTTCCCTGTAGCGGTCGCGGATGTAGCGGAAgaccaggaaaagcagcagtacaGCCAAGGCCCAAATTAGCCAGGGCCGCACTGCAAAGAAGCGCGAGGGTCGCGCATCCGTTCTGCATTGTTCCATCTCCTTCAGCAGCTTTGCCATCTGCTCTCGCAGATAGACCTCACGCTGCTGCATGCGGTCGAGCGTGTCTGCATCCAACACCTCGCCAACACATGGCACTCTCTGCGCCAACAACGAGAAGAGAAACGCCAAAGCCATGATCTGGAAGAGGTGAGAGAGGGGAGgtcagtggggctgggtgggagctCGCGCACGGCTGGGGGTGCGGGGCCAGGAGCCACAGCCCCTGGGGTCAGGTAGGAGTGGGGGCGAAggtgctgggaggcagcaggggctgaggcCAGCGCTGGTGGcgactgcccagagagctgctcGCAGGCTCCCCTGAGCGCTCACTGCCACCACTGCAGGCTCCCAAACCCCTCGCGGGTGGGTGTTTGCGCCCGGCCCAGCAGAGCcttccccctgctgctgcactcaCCGCTGGCCCAGGCCAAAGTGGAGCAGCCGCTGCCTGCTGATGGCCTCAATACCAGCCCTGCGTTGTGACGCACTGTGATGTCGCAAACGCCCCAGCCCCACCCTTCGCCCCCCCCCAGCGCGGCCCCTCTCAgctgccctggggctgcagtggcCCTGGCATCGGCCCTGTTGTGAGGCACGTGGCCGGACTGAGCTCCCAGGGTCTCCCTTTACAAAGCAGAGCGGAACCCCCGGACCGagctcaaaaagaaaatgggcTGACCGGGCCTGTGGATGCTCTGCTCCTCGCATGTCATCCCAGATTGAGTTCCAAAAATGTGATCCCTGGAAACTCATTTGGAACAGAATTAAATGGTGAAATATTGATTCCCAAAGATGATAGCTGGAAAAATGAGACAGTGAATGAGCATacctgcaaaggaaacaaaattgaTCTCTGAAATGACGCCAGGCAAATAACGAGgaacagaagtaaaatt contains the following coding sequences:
- the LOC121110920 gene encoding inositol 1,4,5-trisphosphate receptor-interacting protein-like 1 — encoded protein: MALAFLFSLLAQRVPCVGEVLDADTLDRMQQREVYLREQMAKLLKEMEQCRTDARPSRFFAVRPWLIWALAVLLLFLVFRYIRDRYRERQERMFYHEMMEMWEEYERELRKPVCHGDPDDITYTSRFYPEFSIWPLKSRTQTCKVVAELVDELLNTCQIVPKSYFLPRPQPAIGVGVGFEGSGPQGCYIVYRMLVPLKAPPGHIFHLEVGPKARIGVRNSRIRVEFQCTCIREQQFQDMLCFLHHPADRLRKKQMPSLLQTLCTDCHLDMEKTAAWFQELVKAAWALMPVSNTTQLELLPSKRHCKLKLTTTSGKVLWIELLLGTQKKDSDTFLTFE